One Bradyrhizobium sp. ISRA464 genomic window carries:
- a CDS encoding alpha-hydroxy acid oxidase, translating into MKHITCIEDLRQLHKRRVPKAFFDYADRGSYTEDTLRANSADLQQIKFRQRILVDVSKRNLSTTILGEPSAMPLILAPVGLLGMQHGDGEIYACRAAQAAGIPFTQSTMSICSIEDIAAAVDKPFWFQLYVMKDRGFIKSLIERAIAAKCSALVLTVDLQVIGQRHQDIKNGMTVPPEWSLSKLVDFATKPTWVSGVLRGKRRTFGNIAGHVKGTEDLTKLSEWTASQFDTSLNWKDIDWIRSIWPGKLILKGILDVEDAELAAKTGAQAIVVSNHGGRQLDGAPSSIEVLPEIADAVGSKIEIMFDGGIRTGMDIMRALALGAKSCMIGRAYAYGLGAGGQEGVAKAIDILAKELTTTMGLCGVNTIDEIDDHVLAV; encoded by the coding sequence ATGAAGCACATTACCTGCATCGAAGATTTGCGTCAGCTGCACAAGCGCCGGGTGCCGAAAGCGTTTTTCGATTATGCGGACCGCGGCTCCTACACCGAGGACACGCTGCGCGCCAATTCTGCCGACCTGCAGCAGATCAAGTTCCGCCAGCGCATCCTGGTCGACGTCTCCAAGCGCAATTTGTCGACCACGATCCTCGGCGAGCCCTCGGCGATGCCGCTGATCCTGGCGCCGGTCGGGCTGCTCGGCATGCAGCATGGCGACGGTGAGATATACGCCTGCCGCGCGGCGCAGGCGGCGGGCATTCCCTTCACCCAGAGCACGATGTCGATCTGCTCGATCGAGGACATCGCGGCCGCCGTCGACAAGCCGTTCTGGTTCCAGCTCTACGTCATGAAGGACCGTGGTTTCATCAAATCGCTGATCGAGCGCGCAATCGCGGCGAAGTGCTCGGCGCTGGTCTTGACGGTCGACCTGCAGGTGATCGGTCAGCGCCATCAGGACATCAAGAACGGCATGACGGTGCCGCCGGAATGGTCGCTGTCGAAGCTGGTCGATTTCGCAACCAAGCCGACCTGGGTGTCGGGCGTGCTGCGCGGCAAGCGCCGCACGTTCGGCAACATCGCCGGGCACGTCAAGGGCACCGAGGACCTCACCAAGCTGTCGGAATGGACCGCCTCCCAGTTCGACACCTCGCTGAACTGGAAGGACATCGACTGGATCCGCAGCATCTGGCCGGGCAAGCTGATCCTGAAGGGCATCCTCGACGTCGAGGATGCCGAGCTCGCCGCCAAGACCGGTGCGCAGGCGATCGTGGTCTCCAATCACGGCGGCCGTCAGCTCGACGGCGCGCCATCCTCGATCGAGGTGCTGCCCGAGATCGCCGATGCGGTCGGCTCGAAGATCGAGATCATGTTCGACGGCGGCATCCGCACCGGCATGGACATAATGCGCGCGCTCGCGCTCGGCGCGAAATCCTGCATGATCGGCCGCGCCTATGCCTATGGCCTCGGCGCCGGCGGGCAGGAGGGCGTCGCCAAGGCGATCGATATCCTGGC
- the glmM gene encoding phosphoglucosamine mutase: MSRKYFGTDGIRGRANGLITPELALKVGQAAGLVFQRGDHRHRVVIGKDTRLSGYMIEYAMVAGFTSVGMDVLLLGPIPTPAVAMLTKSMRADLGVMISASHNLFEDNGIKLFGPQGFKLSDDVEKQIEQLLGESLDRRLAQSASLGRARRIDGVHDRYIEFAKRTLPRDLSLEGLRVVIDCANGAAYRVVPEALWELGADVVPIGVEPDGFNINKECGSTSPEALSKKVREMRADIGIALDGDADRVILVDERGHIVDGDQLLAVIAQSWKEEGRLAKPGIVTTVMSNLGLERFLQDNGMHMIRTPVGDRYVLEQMLAGGYNLGGEPSGHIIMSDYSTTGDGFVAALQVLAVVQKLRRPVSEVCRRFDPLPQILKNVRYRSGKPLDDAEVKSAITDGENRLNGHGRLLIRPSGTEPVIRVMGEGDDRILVEEVVDNIVSALGHAAAA, from the coding sequence ATGAGCCGCAAATATTTCGGGACCGACGGGATTCGGGGCCGCGCCAATGGACTGATCACGCCGGAGCTCGCGCTCAAAGTGGGGCAGGCCGCAGGTCTGGTGTTTCAGCGAGGCGATCATCGCCATCGCGTCGTGATCGGCAAGGACACACGGCTGTCCGGCTATATGATCGAATACGCCATGGTCGCGGGCTTCACCTCGGTCGGCATGGACGTGCTGCTGCTCGGCCCGATCCCGACCCCCGCGGTCGCGATGCTGACCAAGTCGATGCGGGCCGATCTCGGCGTCATGATTTCGGCGTCGCACAATCTGTTCGAGGACAACGGCATCAAGCTGTTCGGCCCGCAAGGCTTCAAGCTGTCCGACGACGTCGAGAAGCAGATCGAGCAACTGCTCGGCGAGTCGCTCGACCGCCGCCTCGCGCAGAGCGCCAGCCTCGGCCGCGCCCGCCGCATCGACGGCGTCCATGACCGCTACATCGAGTTTGCCAAGCGCACGCTGCCGCGCGACCTCAGCCTCGAAGGCCTGCGCGTGGTGATCGATTGCGCCAACGGCGCCGCCTACCGGGTGGTTCCGGAAGCGCTGTGGGAGCTCGGCGCCGACGTCGTTCCGATCGGCGTCGAACCCGACGGCTTCAACATCAACAAGGAATGCGGCTCGACCTCGCCGGAGGCGCTGTCCAAGAAGGTGCGCGAGATGCGCGCCGACATCGGCATCGCGCTCGACGGTGATGCCGATCGCGTCATTCTGGTCGACGAGCGCGGCCACATCGTCGACGGCGACCAGCTGCTCGCGGTGATCGCGCAGAGCTGGAAGGAAGAGGGACGGCTTGCCAAGCCGGGCATCGTCACCACCGTGATGTCCAATCTCGGGCTCGAGCGCTTCCTTCAAGACAACGGCATGCACATGATCCGTACGCCGGTCGGCGACCGCTACGTGCTCGAGCAGATGCTGGCCGGCGGCTACAATCTCGGTGGCGAACCGTCGGGCCATATCATCATGTCCGACTACTCGACGACCGGCGACGGCTTCGTGGCCGCGCTGCAGGTGCTTGCCGTGGTGCAGAAGCTCCGCCGCCCGGTGTCGGAGGTCTGCCGGCGTTTCGATCCATTGCCACAGATCCTGAAGAACGTGCGTTACCGCAGCGGCAAGCCGCTCGACGACGCCGAGGTCAAGTCCGCAATCACCGACGGCGAAAACCGCCTCAACGGCCACGGCCGGCTTTTGATCCGCCCCTCCGGCACCGAACCGGTGATCCGGGTGATGGGCGAGGGCGACGACCGTATCCTGGTGGAAGAGGTCGTCGACAATATCGTCAGCGCGCTCGGCCACGCCGCAGCGGCTTAA
- a CDS encoding outer membrane beta-barrel protein — translation MRRLLLAAMMFGAVTGARAADMPILRGGFTEDVARPTTNWEGFYIGGQAGYGSSDENFSGTNANMLSALLDHNVIQQMDVANWNLGLGKQSQRSPAYGGFVGYNWQFDDVVVGAEMSYMHANNFGGTSTATKELVSGTKLSDSMFHDVRVDSSAAIAITDLATFRARAGYAWGCFLPYMFGGVALGNANISRSVTVFDAVSTTGTAGSFTSLATLSASDVLHNHLVYGYSGGLGVDVNLMAGLFMRAEWEYARITSTVDTNINTVRVGVGYKF, via the coding sequence ATGCGTAGGTTGTTGCTGGCAGCGATGATGTTCGGGGCGGTGACCGGCGCGCGCGCCGCGGACATGCCCATTCTGCGCGGCGGCTTCACTGAGGACGTGGCCCGCCCGACCACCAATTGGGAGGGCTTCTATATCGGCGGACAGGCCGGCTATGGATCGTCCGACGAGAATTTCAGCGGCACGAACGCCAACATGCTCTCCGCGCTGCTTGATCACAATGTCATCCAGCAGATGGATGTCGCGAACTGGAATCTCGGGCTTGGCAAGCAATCGCAGCGCTCGCCGGCCTATGGCGGCTTCGTCGGCTACAACTGGCAATTCGATGATGTCGTCGTCGGAGCCGAGATGAGCTACATGCACGCCAACAATTTCGGCGGCACTTCGACCGCGACCAAGGAACTGGTCAGCGGCACGAAGTTGTCGGACAGTATGTTCCATGACGTGCGCGTCGATTCGTCGGCCGCAATCGCGATCACGGACCTTGCCACCTTCCGCGCCCGTGCCGGCTATGCCTGGGGTTGCTTCCTGCCCTACATGTTCGGCGGCGTCGCGCTGGGCAACGCCAACATCTCGCGTTCTGTCACCGTCTTCGACGCCGTCAGCACCACGGGAACGGCGGGGTCGTTCACATCGCTCGCGACCCTGAGCGCATCGGATGTGCTGCACAATCACCTGGTGTACGGCTACAGCGGCGGCCTTGGCGTTGACGTGAACCTGATGGCCGGTCTCTTCATGCGCGCGGAGTGGGAATACGCCCGCATCACGTCCACCGTCGACACCAACATCAACACGGTGCGCGTCGGCGTCGGCTACAAGTTCTGA
- a CDS encoding MFS transporter — MNKPVVSEEALGEPVPVPELPPALAAKAAAAGPAYIVLAGISFSHFLNDTMQSLIASVYPILKDNYALDFAQIGMITLAFQFTASLLQPVVGHFTDKKAQPFSLAVGMGFTFFGLLMLSVAHTYGIILIAASLVGLGSAVFHPESSRIARLASGGRYGFAQSVFQLGGSFGTAMGPVLAALIVVPFGQPSIAWFSLIAFLAIVILWRIGAWYKPQIAGKKAAVIERHPDHPDQRRVMVALGVLVALLFSKQLYVSSLSSYYIFYLIDRFGVSTQAAQLYLFVFLAANAVGAFMGGPLGDRFGRKYVIWFSILGALPFTLALPYAGLFASAVLTVLIGLIISSATSAIIVFAQELMPHRFGMISGVFFGVAFGIGGLGAAVLGKLADHTSIAFVYQLCAFLPAIGLLAVFLPKMPKVAH, encoded by the coding sequence TTGAACAAGCCGGTCGTGAGTGAAGAGGCACTGGGCGAGCCGGTGCCGGTGCCCGAGCTGCCGCCGGCGCTGGCAGCGAAAGCGGCTGCCGCGGGGCCTGCCTATATCGTGCTCGCCGGCATCAGCTTCTCGCACTTCCTCAACGACACGATGCAGTCGCTGATCGCCTCGGTCTATCCGATCCTGAAGGACAATTACGCGCTCGACTTCGCGCAGATCGGCATGATCACGCTGGCGTTCCAGTTCACCGCCTCGCTGCTGCAGCCGGTGGTCGGGCATTTCACCGACAAGAAGGCGCAGCCGTTCTCGCTCGCGGTCGGCATGGGTTTCACCTTCTTCGGCCTCTTGATGCTCAGCGTCGCACATACTTACGGGATCATCCTGATCGCCGCGTCGCTGGTCGGTCTCGGCTCTGCGGTGTTCCATCCGGAATCGTCACGCATCGCGCGGCTGGCCTCGGGCGGTCGTTACGGTTTTGCGCAATCCGTGTTCCAACTCGGCGGCAGCTTCGGCACCGCGATGGGACCGGTGCTTGCCGCCTTGATCGTCGTGCCGTTCGGCCAGCCCTCGATCGCCTGGTTCTCCTTGATCGCATTCCTCGCCATCGTGATCCTCTGGCGCATCGGCGCCTGGTACAAGCCGCAGATCGCGGGCAAGAAGGCCGCCGTGATCGAGCGCCATCCCGATCACCCGGACCAGCGGCGCGTGATGGTCGCGCTCGGCGTGCTGGTTGCGCTGCTATTCTCCAAGCAGCTCTATGTCTCAAGCCTGTCGAGCTATTACATCTTCTATCTGATCGACAGGTTCGGCGTCTCGACCCAGGCCGCGCAGCTCTATCTCTTTGTGTTCCTGGCCGCGAACGCCGTGGGCGCCTTTATGGGCGGACCGCTCGGCGACCGCTTCGGCCGCAAATATGTGATCTGGTTCTCGATCCTCGGCGCGCTGCCGTTCACGCTGGCGCTGCCCTATGCCGGCCTGTTCGCGAGTGCCGTGCTGACGGTGCTGATCGGCCTGATCATCTCGTCGGCGACATCGGCGATCATCGTGTTCGCGCAGGAGCTGATGCCGCATCGTTTCGGCATGATATCCGGCGTGTTCTTCGGCGTCGCCTTCGGCATAGGCGGCCTCGGCGCAGCGGTGCTCGGCAAGCTCGCCGATCACACCTCGATCGCCTTCGTCTATCAGCTCTGTGCGTTCCTGCCGGCGATCGGTCTGCTCGCGGTGTTCCTGCCGAAGATGCCCAAGGTCGCGCACTGA
- a CDS encoding outer membrane beta-barrel protein: protein MRSVKSLIAAGAACLLSSAAFAADMPIMPPPPMAYAPPPVQDFGGWYLRGDIGMTNVNGNLHVNSYDTLPPGSTLNKLGHQFSGGMSFGLGVGYQFNNWLRADITGEYRSKTTFSGTDFATIPGFGPISDVYGGGFTSWVGLVNLYADLGTWWCLTPFVGVGVGAAHIQTSGFQDSGNLFTTVTGPQNIVTGASFFADGASRTNFAWAVHAGVAYKVTNNFTVELAYRYLDMGTAVQGFGRSFDGSNAGPSSFQFRDLTSQDVRLGVRWTCCDVPPPPPPLVTKG, encoded by the coding sequence ATGCGTAGCGTTAAGTCTTTGATTGCCGCGGGCGCGGCATGCCTGCTGTCCTCGGCGGCTTTCGCCGCCGACATGCCCATCATGCCGCCGCCCCCGATGGCGTATGCTCCGCCGCCGGTCCAGGACTTCGGCGGCTGGTATCTGCGCGGCGACATCGGCATGACCAACGTCAACGGCAATCTGCACGTCAACAGCTATGACACCCTGCCGCCGGGATCCACGCTGAACAAGCTCGGTCATCAGTTCTCGGGCGGCATGTCGTTCGGGCTCGGCGTCGGCTATCAGTTCAACAACTGGCTTCGTGCCGACATCACCGGTGAATATCGCTCGAAGACGACCTTCAGCGGCACGGATTTCGCGACGATTCCCGGCTTCGGGCCGATCTCGGACGTCTACGGCGGCGGCTTTACGAGCTGGGTCGGGTTGGTCAACTTGTATGCCGATCTCGGCACGTGGTGGTGCCTGACGCCGTTCGTCGGTGTCGGCGTTGGTGCCGCGCACATCCAGACCTCCGGCTTCCAGGACAGCGGCAATCTCTTCACGACCGTGACCGGCCCGCAGAACATCGTCACCGGCGCGTCGTTTTTCGCCGATGGCGCTTCGCGCACCAACTTCGCCTGGGCGGTGCACGCCGGTGTCGCCTACAAGGTCACCAACAACTTCACGGTCGAGCTCGCCTACCGCTATCTGGACATGGGCACGGCGGTGCAGGGCTTTGGCCGCTCGTTCGACGGCAGCAATGCCGGTCCGTCGTCCTTCCAGTTCCGCGACCTGACCTCGCAGGACGTGCGGCTTGGCGTGCGCTGGACCTGCTGCGACGTGCCGCCTCCGCCGCCCCCGCTGGTCACCAAGGGTTAA